One Callithrix jacchus isolate 240 chromosome 4, calJac240_pri, whole genome shotgun sequence genomic window, aaatgaagtttcactgttCAGGCCTTGCTAGATGCATTAATAAATTCACATTCTCATATGCTATATATTAACATGTTGAGGACTACTACAAAGTAGTAAAGTTTGcaagtatatgaaaataaaaagggtTGGCAGTTATGGTTCCAAAACATCTTATAAACATCTACATTATTTGTAGCTTCAtaaggaagaaactgaagaaatgtGGTTTATTATATACTCAGTGAGGAGAAAACAGCTGGAGCTCCTCAGACGAGGAAGGTGGCTTTTTCCCCACTGTAGAACTTCCCCAAAGCAAACTGAGTCCTGGTGCCATGATTTTTCTCTAGGAGTATGACTCTGATTACCTGAAAGGGAACTGGCTAAAACTTCCCGTATAATTGGACTGCTTCCTTACCAGAAGCAATACCTTCTGCCAAGTAAAGCAGCAAAGTGCTCACTGAACTTCTTCATCTGTACAAGGGCTAGCCCAAAGCCTTTTCATGATTTAAAGTGAGTCAGCAGATCTTAAACTAATTTTCCTCCTTCGACCATTGTAGAAATGCTGAAAGTGAATTATCTACTTATCAAGAAtggaaggagaaacagaaagtacTAAGTTCTTAGTTCGATATGACTATGATTTGTCAGAAATCAAAGTATATTCTTGGATAACTATTTTGCAGCAGCTACTGATAAAAAGCAACAAGAATATTCATTATGCTGcacaaattctatttttttaaatatgctgaAACCCACGTAAATTCAGAGCTATTTCTCAAAGAGAAAATGTTGCAGAAAACAGCATCTTgatagaaaagggaaaagaaaaatattccccATGTTTTCCTTAAGGGAGAATATTTCATTTGTGTTAAGCAAAGTAGTGATGAAATATGACATTCTTTTGCAACACAGTCCCAGaattttcaattataaaatggcattgaGTGTTTTATCAAAATAGTTTGCTGATGGGTAACCCATCAACAAATTGAACTAatattgcatttaattttttcagaaaaaaaattcaaaccaaaTCCATTTTGTTTCCATTAATGACTTATATTTTTATAGCACAAATTCCAGGGCAGTTTTTAATAGCCTGGAAAGAGCCAATAAGAGTTGAGATTTAGCAAATATTGAATTCTGAGTGATATcctgagaatgtgcatttttcttttctgcccaATTCTTGAGTTCTATTTGCCCAATTTCAAAAACTACTACCCACtaggagatttttcttttcattcattcattcaataaatatttattggggcctggcgcagtggctcacccctgtaatcctagcactttgggaggccaaggtgggtggatcacctgaggtcaggagttcaagaccagcctggccatcatggtgaaaacccaccttaataaataaataaatatttatttattcattaataacCTACTGTATACAAGGCACTGAGCCAAGCAGTGGGGATACAGCCCTAAACAAAAAAGATATggtcctgccctcaaggagcttacagtctagtaaACAAGGCAAATATCACACAAAGATGTCAAACTATACCAGGAATCTTCTGAAGTGAGTTAAGGCATTAAACAACTACCCCCAGCTTTCCTAACCAAAAGCAAGCTCAGGACAAAAACATTCAACTAAACAAGACATAGTTGtatctcattttttgtttgtgcTTTAGCTGAAATCCCTGATGGTTAGTATAATGATCTATAACAGGATTATTATTCTGATTCTATCATGTACATGTGTGGAACTggttatctctctttttttttcttgttcatttttttcctttttttttttttttgaaaatattccaGTGCCTCGTTTCCAAGGTTAtctctttttaaatcaaaattccaTATTTTGGTGTTTGCACTCTGACGATTATTTACTTCTCATCACATCTGAATGGGTTGCTCTATTGAATAAATCACATATTCAAAAATTGTTGCTTTACAATAGTaccagtttttgttgttttccataaccttgaattaattaatttagtaAAGACTTGAAAATTTGCaaacattaacttttatttttatacattttaaaattcaactttacAAAATATAATGATAGCTACCAAATACTGAATACTTATTATGAACTAAGTGGgatttttctttacagaatttATTGTAATTTCCCCCACCCTCCCATAACCCTGCAAGGTACTAATGACCCTATCTTACATATAGGTAAACTGAGACACCAAGACGTACCAAACAGTTAGTTAATGTAAAGCCAGGAATGGAACCTCTGATTATCTGACTGGTTAACTTCTCCTCTCAAGAATCTTAAACGGAATAAAGTTCTCACCTTCCAGGGCTATAGGCAGTTACTCCCTGTGAAACACTTTAATGATTTTTCAATAATACAGTTAAAGTTGTTAAGCAACTACAACCCAATAAAACATCTAGCATACCATAAAATATCTGATTATTGAAAGGTAAGAAAACTTCAGGTAAATGGAGAGTATTTAACTATGAAGTCTTTGCCAACCTGAGTAAACTGCACCCAGCAGCAACCTCCAAGTCTGGCAACGTGCAACTTTCCtaaaaagagggaaaattatCTTAGGATAAGTGGAGGTTGGCCTGAAAACTCCTAAAGAAATGCTGGGTCAGGGAGAGCTTGTGTTCCTTCAGAGGAGCTGGTTCCGGGTGCGGTGATTAGGTTAATTGCCCTAGAGGGATGTTCCACGTTTTGAGAGTGGAGACTAGCACAAGCACGAATCACACGCTACCATCATCGCTTTGCAAAAATCATCAGATGGTCTCCAATAAAACATGGATAGCTTtatgagagaacagaaatgtaaaCTTCAAAATTGAAAATGGATCAAATTGTTCTGCACTAACATCTTCGTTTATCCAAGGGTACAACCACAGTCAGCTGACAGCTCCCAGAAAACACTTCCACCAGCAAATTACCAATTGTCAACTCAAGTGACATCCACCCCGTGGGTAAGTTTTTTAAGGTCTGCAGCGCTCCCAGGGTTTGCCTTGTCCCCTACAACAAACAGCTCCATTACACAAGAAATTTGCTAAAACCCTTCGCTGGGCACTAATACGGAATCACTTAAAGGAAATATGCCACTTTCGGCTAGGGGACAGCATGCTCGTCACTCAATGTCATTCTTAACTCGTCATTCTTAACACGCATATAATATTGGTACTCAGGAAAGAGAACTTCTTCTGACCTTGAGCGTGCGCGCTAAATAAATTACCTCAGAACgaaagtggtgcgatctcaaaaCAGCATctggggagaaaaaagagaaatgagactTCATTTAACTCCTTGTTCTTCACCTGCCGAGTGATTCTTGTTTTACCTGGGAGACCAGGGTCGGGAAAGCATCGCAGATGCCGCAAATTTGGTGGGACAtcttgggggagggaggaggagtaCTGGGCCAACGGTATCTAGGTAATTTCTCCGCGAGAAGTTTGCATTAAAGTTTTGGGGGAGTTGTGGAACCCCGAACTTTCCATGCCTTACTTTCTTACCTCAGCGAAGGATGGGTGAAGGCGAGGCTGCCGCAGCCCTGGACTACGCTCAAATTACCCTAAGGCTTTAGCAAACTGACTGAAAATTTGAGTTCGTTCCTCCCCTCCCGGCCCTCCGCAGCGCCGTGGTTATTCAAATCTGGGAGACTGGAGGGCGGAGGTGAGGGCAAAAAAGGGCAAGGGGTGTTAAATAAAGAAACGTACTCAGCCTGGGAAGTGGGCAATGATAGGGCTGGGGAGGccgaggaaaagggagggagccGCGCTTCACTCTCCAAATCGGCTTAAATGTTGCTGGTAGCCCGCAGAAACCCGTGGCGGCGTGTCTTACCTCGGCTTCTAGAACGACCCGAAAAGACCGATTTCATCGGATGCCTCCCTTTCTGGAGCTTGCGGTGCCAGCAGCAGAAGAAGACGATGGTGGCGACTGTGCCCAGCAGAAGCAACAAGAGGAAGAGGGCACATTGGATGCTGTAGGGTCTCAGCAAGACGAGGAAAGCCGCAGCGATCATGGTGCGGGCGAGGCGGGGGCGACTCGACGGCGGGGCTGGAGGGCGGCGGCACAGGCACCCGCGCGGGGCGCACGCCGGGACGGCGGGCACGGGAGAGCGCGGCTCAGCGCGTCATGCCCGGCGCTCGCGGCCCCGCGCCCAGCCCAATGGCTGCGCACCCCGCGCCAGCCGCGCTACGCGAGTGATCCAGGGCTGCGGGTAGCGCTTGCCATGACTCAGCAGACAGCGACGAGGCTGCGACTCCGCGGCTGggatcctctcccctccctccccaggcgCCCCCGCCCCCGTCCGTGCGCAGCCCCCGGGCGCAGCCCCGCCGGGGACGCGGCGAGTGGGGAGGAGCAGCGCCGCCGCCGCGGCCGCCCCGGCCCCGCGCATCGTCCTGCGGCCGCCGCCGACCTCAGCATCCCAGAAGCCGGGCGCACGTGGGTCGGGGCGGGGACGAGGCGCACCTGCTGCAGCCGCGGCGGCCCGCGGGGGGCGGGAATGGGGTGCCGCGGCGGGGGCTCGGCTGATGACATCACGGCCGGGCTGCGGCAGCGCGGGCGCGCGGACATGGCTGCGGCGGTTTCGGCGGCGGCCGCGGGCTGCGCCAGGGCCTGAGAGCCCAGCGCCCTCCCGCGGGGCCGCCCGCCAGCCCGCGCCGTCCGCGGGTGCTCTGGCCGGGCGACTCTCGCTTCCCGGACACCCAGGGCTTCCACCTAACCAGCCTCCCTTGGCCAAATTGCTGCGGAGCCCTCGTCAGGGGGCGCCAAGGAGCCAGGGGAAAACGGTGAGGCGCTGGCAGGAGCCTCCCGGAGGTGctacccccacctcccacctccctacGCCCCGCCCGGAGGTTGGGGCTTTGAAGGATGCAGCCGGGTGAGCTATTGCTTGCGGGGGGTTCCTCGCGCGCTGAAGCGCGAGCAGCGGGAAAGGCCTTCTCTGGGAATTGGGATCCTCCAGGAACGGGAGGCCCACTCTCCAAGCGTCCCTAAACTAGGAGAGCTCCGAGGTAGAACGCTCTGGTCTGCAGAGGTGAACTCTTCCGCCCCAAACTTGGTGCTTATTTCGCAACTGAGAATTGGGCACTTTAGATCTTGTATACCTGGGTTTGCCCTAAAACTCTGACTCATTTAGTGCATTTGAAGGGCGAGGCGATTTCAGATTTAGGGACCTGCCAGATGAAGTAAGTTGGGACTTGGCTTATAAATATTTGAGGAAGAAATTTTTTAGGGACTGTGAGGCAATAGTGATCTCTCACCCTTGCGGGCACACTCTGTCTCCCCTTTGTCCCCTCCCCACGTTTCTTCATAACCAGCAAAAGTAGTTGGTGGCGGGGGGACTTATCACTGATGCAGTGCCAGCCTGGAAGGTATGGGGAGAGCGCTGCAGTGTGAATTGCTGCGGACGGCCACCTGGTCTGGAAGCGGCTGCTGCAGCAGTCAGTCTGCGGCATCTTGCGGCCTTGCGGGTGCTGTGCCGCGTTCTGCTGCCCCCAAGGCAATGCTGGCTTTCCCCGTGTGGGGCTGGATTGTTTGTTTCATTTACTCGCATAAAGAAAACTGCAATTATAGTGACAAGGTAACATTTTACTGCATTCGTGGAGTTTCTCATAACGACTGCATTAGCCTCTTTTGGGGGGATATTTAATAGACCAAAGAAATTGTgtcataaaaaattataaaattttgaaaagcagGTAAAGAATTGGGAAGAATAAAAGTTTCATTTGCTTGTAGTAATCTCAAAATCAGTGTTGTTTTCTAACTATACAAAACCAGTTGTATAACTCTGCATAAAAGCTTAATCATTGATGTCCTTAAGGCCAGTAACATATTACCGTTAAGTAAGTAATTACAtattacttaaatatattttaagtattgaaCCTAAAAAGGCATTGCTTAATGCAGTCTCTTAGTGCCAAAATTCATAAGCATGGAAAACAATGGATGTTTTGTTTGCAGCTGGtttcctaaaacaaaataaacattcgtATTGTTGACATGTTGCATCTCATTCATTCAGTCGTTTTAGATTGAACACAGAAGGGACCTTGCTTGGAGACACTGTGTAAAGTGGGAATCTTGAATGTGTAAGGTGGGAATCATGTAGGCTGCTCTTCATGCTGGCATAGGCTTCATGAGTCCCTAGCACTCAGAGGGGGTGACAGGTAGCACTGCATCATGTGCATATGGCTAAAGGTTTCCTGATACCGCAGCCCACTGTAGTGAGAAAGTGTATCAACAATTATGCAGGGGTTATTGAAGAGAATCGTGAGAGCTTGCAATGCGTGGCACATGAGGAAAGGAAATATGCTCCACCGGATTGACTCAACAATGGCATGGTGGAGtaattttaaacaacaacaaaactgaacTAACCTTGTGCAAATATTGGGGGAAATAACTAACAGAATTTTGGAAGCTCATCTTCATGCTTCTCATTGACTGAAATTTGTAAGTGAGCTGAAACAGCCTACATATTCTTGAACAGAAACAtgtcaaagacacagacacacagcataGTATTCAAATTGCCACAAACACTAtattttttaacaacaaaaagcaaCTAAATAGCAATTATGGTTTTCCGAGCTATTACTTTAGCACAGTTGTTATCCTGCGTCTTGCTGCAGCCATTTATAAGTTTCAAATGCACACAAGAACGTCATTTATCTCTCTTGGCAGGCAAATGCTTAACTGCCATGCCATGGGATTATAGATATTTCTTTTTAGATGCattcatttctgttctttccatctgttgttttaaaaatactaataataagcAAACCAAATCCTTGAAAGAAGTTAGTATTTGATTCCATTgttattttctgatttgtttgtTGCTAATTTATcgttttttcaaattattaattGCATACATATTATTAATtgcttctttctttgtgtttatatGGTGCCTAATGCATTgtggaactcaataaatattaaatcagCCAAGCAGTGCTTTTTGGAACTTAATTTAGGAAAAATTATACCTTTTCTTCCTGgtaggtttttgctttttaaaaaaagaataattaatattgtataaaagtcacaaaaaaattgttaagttTGAGGGTACGGATGGAGTGGGAGAGCCATGGCCAAAATCtcatacaaaaaatgaaaattcgtAATGGAAAAGATGTATAATTTCGTAACGTTTTTATGAGAGTAAGTTACCATTGTCACCC contains:
- the LOC144582402 gene encoding uncharacterized protein LOC144582402, with the translated sequence MVRARRGRLDGGAGGRRHRHPRGAHAGTAGTGERGSARHARRSRPRAQPNGCAPRASRATQRRGCDSAAGILSPPSPGAPAPVRAQPPGAAPPGTRRVGRSSAAAAAAPAPRIVLRPPPTSASQKPGARGSGRGRGAPAAAAAARGGREWGAAAGARLMTSRPGCGSAGARTWLRRFRRRPRAAPGPESPAPSRGAARQPAPSAGALAGRLSLPGHPGLPPNQPPLAKLLRSPRQGAPRSQGKTVRRWQEPPGGATPTSHLPTPRPEVGALKDAAGWRNRSTERLHG